One window of the Sphaerochaeta associata genome contains the following:
- the dapB gene encoding 4-hydroxy-tetrahydrodipicolinate reductase: MHIAIVGFGKMGRQLHEAAITGGHEVVSIIDPHVADPKVTHRTLTAQALAGVDVAIEFSVADGIEERMQLYCDTSTPAVIATTGWYDKLDALKPLGSHPGCAIIWSGNFSIGVQLFFAIVRKAASLMNGFSEYDPLVREWFHAAKADSPSGTAVMLGNILTEELAGKEKLETARLDRKREQREIHVSSVRGGYSPGVHSVLFDSPVDTIELIHTARNRDGFVSGALKAAAWITTKKHGFFSIDDMLGDVFLSMEKNV, encoded by the coding sequence ATGCACATTGCAATAGTAGGATTTGGAAAAATGGGTAGGCAATTGCATGAGGCGGCAATTACCGGCGGGCATGAGGTTGTTTCCATAATCGATCCCCATGTTGCCGATCCGAAGGTGACCCATCGTACGCTGACTGCACAAGCTCTCGCTGGTGTGGATGTAGCAATCGAGTTCTCCGTCGCAGACGGAATTGAAGAACGGATGCAGTTGTACTGCGATACCTCGACGCCTGCAGTCATTGCAACCACCGGATGGTACGATAAGCTGGATGCCCTCAAGCCGCTTGGTTCCCATCCTGGATGCGCAATCATCTGGTCTGGAAACTTCTCGATCGGCGTGCAACTTTTTTTCGCCATCGTTCGCAAGGCTGCAAGCCTGATGAATGGCTTTTCCGAGTACGATCCGTTGGTCCGGGAATGGTTTCATGCGGCAAAAGCCGATAGTCCTTCAGGTACCGCTGTGATGCTGGGAAATATTCTGACAGAAGAGCTTGCAGGGAAGGAAAAGCTTGAGACTGCACGCCTGGACCGCAAGCGGGAACAACGTGAAATACATGTATCATCGGTGCGCGGCGGGTATAGTCCCGGTGTGCATTCGGTTCTTTTTGATAGTCCTGTCGATACAATCGAGCTGATCCATACCGCCCGAAACAGGGATGGGTTTGTATCGGGAGCACTGAAAGCCGCAGCATGGATCACCACCAAAAAGCACGGCTTCTTTTCAATCGATGACATGCTTGGCGATGTATTTCTGTCAATGGAGAAAAACGTATGA
- a CDS encoding FCD domain-containing protein: MEIAKDKWKKPILELIGNSKEPVGSWYIVNNFKKNGIEVSSATVGRELNELETLGYVEKIGFKGRLITPLGKKIIEDANTTLELDYYKNSLESLLSSHVLENFIMVLEARSAIERQTARLAAERITDEELAELKRCYANQQMHSSDRQSIAKDDIAFHSCIAKASKNKALVSLYMMLSTMGQQSELFEQLRHRVGDNYRTYHLSILEAIEKHNPDQAEESMMDHLQKLTRDVNQYWNEYMRKRKDGDGV, translated from the coding sequence GTGGAAATTGCAAAGGATAAATGGAAAAAGCCAATTCTGGAACTTATCGGAAATTCGAAGGAACCGGTTGGATCATGGTATATTGTCAATAACTTCAAGAAGAACGGCATCGAAGTAAGCAGTGCAACGGTTGGACGGGAGCTCAACGAGTTGGAAACACTCGGATATGTCGAAAAAATCGGATTCAAAGGGCGTTTAATCACACCGTTGGGAAAGAAAATCATCGAAGATGCGAACACTACGCTCGAACTCGATTATTACAAGAACAGCTTGGAATCTCTCTTGAGCAGCCATGTGCTGGAAAATTTCATCATGGTTCTTGAAGCGCGATCCGCCATCGAACGTCAGACGGCGCGCCTCGCCGCAGAACGTATTACCGATGAGGAATTGGCGGAACTCAAACGCTGTTATGCAAATCAGCAGATGCATTCATCCGACAGGCAGAGTATAGCAAAGGATGATATTGCGTTTCACAGTTGCATTGCCAAGGCATCGAAAAACAAGGCGCTCGTATCCCTGTATATGATGCTGTCCACCATGGGCCAACAGTCGGAATTGTTTGAGCAACTCAGGCATCGAGTAGGGGACAACTACCGGACGTATCATCTCAGCATTTTAGAAGCCATCGAGAAGCATAACCCCGATCAGGCTGAAGAGAGTATGATGGACCATCTTCAAAAACTGACGCGCGACGTCAATCAGTATTGGAACGAATATATGCGCAAGCGCAAAGATGGTGATGGAGTGTGA